In a single window of the Gossypium hirsutum isolate 1008001.06 chromosome D02, Gossypium_hirsutum_v2.1, whole genome shotgun sequence genome:
- the LOC121214492 gene encoding universal stress protein A-like protein isoform X1: MRRARCNSGKASVHVEVLMKVYWGDPREKLCEAIDSILLSCIIVGNRGLGKLKRIIMGSVSNYVVNNGSCAVTVVKHHE, translated from the exons ATGAGAAGGGCGAGATGCAACTCTGGGAAGGCATCGGTTCAC GTTGAGGTTCTTATGAAAGTTTATTGGGGTGATCCACGTGAGAAGTTATGTGAGGCTATTGATAGTATCCTTCTTAGCTGCATAATTGTAGGAAATAGAGGGCTCGGCAAGCTTAAAAG GATTATAATGGGCAGTGTAAGTAACTATGTGGTGAACAATGGTTCCTGCGCCGTGACTGTGGTGAAGCACCATGAATAA
- the LOC121214492 gene encoding universal stress protein PHOS32 isoform X2, with protein MRRARCNSGKASVHVEVLMKVYWGDPREKLCEAIDSILLSCIIVGNRGLGKLKSVSNYVVNNGSCAVTVVKHHE; from the exons ATGAGAAGGGCGAGATGCAACTCTGGGAAGGCATCGGTTCAC GTTGAGGTTCTTATGAAAGTTTATTGGGGTGATCCACGTGAGAAGTTATGTGAGGCTATTGATAGTATCCTTCTTAGCTGCATAATTGTAGGAAATAGAGGGCTCGGCAAGCTTAAAAG TGTAAGTAACTATGTGGTGAACAATGGTTCCTGCGCCGTGACTGTGGTGAAGCACCATGAATAA